The following coding sequences are from one Solea solea chromosome 11, fSolSol10.1, whole genome shotgun sequence window:
- the LOC131468837 gene encoding axonemal dynein light intermediate polypeptide 1-like: MVMPDQTPESLLKYKRPGLVGKNKFTSTRGHTVKFVDVPPKPKTDPNELLKENTEDILNNHLPPRTWMKGNLRWVQPVSNAPGRTADVVNLKHLLDSKLQVKRAHAVGICPIRRVLYTQCFDEIIRQVIVMCTERGQLLACIRDEIQMTIAAYKTLYQTSTAYGMRKALLAEKNKEQMDKQLPLLVQEIEELRMELNELTTKCDTIQESEKENREQIEKDLEAEIETLQTENQQLKDDLETIITSLRNS; encoded by the exons ATGGTCATGCCCGATCAGACGCCCGAGAGTCTGCTCAAGTACAAGAGACCTGGTCTGGTCGGCAAAAACAAGTTCACCTCCACCAGG GGTCACACGGTCAAGTTTGTTGACGTTCCACCTAAACCCAAGACAGACCCCAATGAGCTCCTTAAAGAGAACACTGAGGACATTCTGAACAACCACCTGCCACCCAG GACATGGATGAAGGGGAACCTGCGGTGGGTGCAGCCCGTGTCCAATGCACCTGGAAGAACGGCAGATGTCGTGAACCTAAAGCATCTCCTGGACTCGAAGCTGCAGGTCAAGAGGGCCCACGCTGTCGGCATCTGCCCCATCCGCAGGGTGCTCTACACGCAGTGCTTTG ATGAGATCATCAGGCAGGTGATTGTCATGTGTACAGAGAGAGGACAACTGCTCGCGTGTATCAGAGATGAGATTCAAATGACTATCGCGGCCTACAAGACACTGTATCAAACAAGCACGGCTTATGGGATGAGGAAAGCCCTGCTGGCTGAGAAGAACAAGGAGCAAATGGACAAACAG CTTCCCCTCCTGGTGCAAGAGATCGAAGAGCTGAGGATGGAACTGAACGAGCTGACGACCAAATGTGACACGATTCAAGAGAGCGAGAAAGAAAATAGAGAGCAGATTGAGAAGGACCTTGAAGCCGAAATAGAGACCCTTCAGACAGAGAATCAGCAGCTCAAG gatgaCCTGGAAACCATCATCACATCACTACGGAATTCCTGA
- the tbc1d22b gene encoding TBC1 domain family member 22B, whose protein sequence is MATENRIHFWRRNAKVPGSVQPVYGAQHPPLDPRLRRTYPKDTKPKFNNLKSKKASSFHEFARSTNDAWDIDDEEDEDFLGIPAPTTSLPSSGVHSTPVQMQEQNEAGDADSRTSHGPGSEAQNLQDVHEDEEADCEPVNGKVVKSNSEAHLGSSSVRSTLQKQQSLPVRPIIPLVARISDQNASGAPPMTVREKSRLDKFKQLLASPNTDLEELRKHSWSGIPKEVRPITWRLLSGYLPANKERRELVLKRKREEYFGFIEQYYHSRTDEHYKDTYRQIHIDIPRTNPLIPLFQQPAVQEVFERILFIWAIRHPASGYVQGINDLVTPFFVVFLSEFVMEDVENFEMAALPLETQRNIEADSFWCMSKLLDGIQDNYTFAQPGIQNKVKALEELVSRIDEDIHNHFKKYEVEYLQFAFRWMNNLLMRELPLRCTIRLWDTYQSEAEGFSHFHLYVCAAFLIEWRKEILSMIDFQGLLMLLQNVPTIHWGNEEVGLLLAEAYRLKYTFADAPSHYKR, encoded by the exons ATGGCCACCGAGAACAGGATCCATTTTTGGAGGAGAAACGCGAAGGTTCCCGGAAG CGTACAGCCCGTTTACGGAGCACAGCATCCACCTCTCGACCCTCGATTGCGGCGCAC GTATCCAAAAGACACCAAGCCCAAGTTCAACAACCTCAAGTCAAAAAAGGCCTCGAGTTTCCACGAGTTTGCTCGCAGCACCAATGATGCTTGGGACATCGACGACGAGGAAGATGAGGATTTCCTCGGGATTCCTGCCCCAACGACGTCCCTGCCATCATCAGGCGTGCACTCTACGCCCGTACAGATGCAG GAGCAGAATGAGGCAGGAGACGCTGACAGCAGGACGTCACACGGACCTGGCTCAGAAGCTCAAAACCTCCAGGACGTTCATGAGGACGAGGAGGCAGACTGTGAGCCTGTCAATGGGAAGGTCGTCAAGTCTAATAGTGAGGCCCACCTCGGCTCGTCCTCGG TCCGTTCCACACTGCAGAAGCAGCAGTCTCTCCCAGTTCGTCCCATCATCCCACTGGTGGCTCGCATCTCGGACCAGAACGCATCCGGTGCCCCGCCCATGACCGTGCGGGAGAAGAGTCGCCTGGACAAATTCAAGCAGCTGCTTGCCAGTCCTAACACCGATCTGG aggaACTCCGAAAGCACAGCTGGTCGGGTATTCCCAAAGAAGTGCGGCCAATCACATGGAGACTTCTCTCC GGATACCTGCCAGCCAACAAGGAGCGCAGAGAACTGGTGCTAAAAAGGAAGCGAGAAGAATATTTTGGATTCATAGAGCAGTATTACCACTCAAGGACAGACGAGCACTACAAAGACACATACAGACAG ATCCACATCGACATTCCAAGAACAAACCCTCTGATTCCATTGTTCCAGCAGCCGGCAGTCCAAGAG GTGTTTGAGCGAATCCTCTTTATCTGGGCCATCCGTCACCCGGCCAGCGGCTACGTCCAGGGAATCAACGATCTGGTCACTCCTTTCTTTGTCGTCTTCCTGTCCGAGTTTGTCA tggAGGACGTGGAGAACTTTGAGATGGCGGCGCTGCCTCTTGAGACCCAGAGAAACATCGAAGCTGATAGTTTCTGGTGCATGAGTAAACTGCTGGACGGGATCCAG GACAACTACACCTTTGCTCAACCTGGGATCCAGAACAAAGTCAAAGCCCTGGAGGAGCTGGTCAGCAGGATCGATG AGGACATTCACAATCATTTCAAGAAGTACGAGGTGGAATACTTGCAGTTTGCTTTCCGCTGGATGAACAACCTGCTCATGAGGGAGTTGCCTCTACGTTGCACTATCCGTCTCTGGGACACATACCAG tcTGAAGCCGAAGGTTTCTCCCACTTCCACCTGTACGTCTGTGCTGCTTTCCTCATCGAGTGGCGCAAAGAGATTCTCTCTATGATTGACTTTCAG GGCCTCCTCATGCTGCTGCAGAATGTTCCGACAATCCACTGGGGGAATGAGGAAGTTGGTCTCCTGCTGGCGGAGGCTTATAGACTCAAGTACACGTTTGCTGATGCTCCCAGTCACTACAAGAGATAG
- the si:ch211-148l7.4 gene encoding zinc finger protein 850 — translation MDGISWSTARAPESFSRSRTPSDTLSRLANFIARAETKQPARNQGEDTPHLAMYACPECGKGFTYVTDMRNHQEVEHALPKPHRCPSCGLTFSLRSSLQLHQCDGHSVPCELCHGELQLGSPCPECRTLDSLRDKSLHRQPYVLCSSLYACAPCGRGFSQKQALLQHQQAGCTELPSCSVEADARSLPDNSAPPSEGDSSRSDSSDAPGPSSRGVSVSHYCSRSLHNEDGPQRHQQAEAEGTRGQRTKGERTDGDTRKARDVNVNREPKTKQKSKKKLLSCRSCAMVFRSTTRLSRHRQQKHSRENSTACEPWPVGTFRKQSRHPCPICGKVLFHHMSLRAHLRQHIDQSVGCNAKDQEISERRPNEAKSSLTDSKTAKADPGRPSEVSTLEAEVSDQGRDEDEAEEEEEEEEEEEEMEFPCPSCAEVFSLQWQLRDHVELHQSSVKRTQCSVCTHGMDTCKLPGSKRHRPYHCVPCQQSFSAMGSFLEHCQEHLRARVEEDCLMEGYAQQTLNVATV, via the coding sequence ATGGATGGCATCAGCTGGAGCACAGCGAGGGCCCCCGAGTCGTTCAGCCGCTCCAGGACACCATCAGACACTCTGTCCCGGCTCGCCAACTTCATTGCACGGGCAGAGACCAAGCAGCCCGCTCGAAACCAGGGGGAAGACACTCCCCACCTGGCCATGTATGCTTGTCCAGAATGTGGCAAAGGCTTCACTTACGTTACTGATATGCGGAACCATCAGGAAGTTGAACACGCGTTACCCAAACCTCACCGGTGTCCCTCTTGTGGGCTGACGTTCTCCCTGAGGTCCTCCCTGCAGTTACATCAGTGTGATGGTCATTCTGTCCCATGTGAACTTTGTCATGGAGAATTACAGCTTGGTTCTCCGTGTCCTGAATGCAGGACTCTGGACAGCCTGCGGGACAAGTCACTTCACCGCCAGCCTTACGTCCTGTGCAGTAGTCTCTACGCTTGTGCTCCGTGTGGCAGAGGCTTCAGCCAGAAACAAGCTCTGCTGCAGCATCAGCAGGCTGGCTGCACTGAACTTCCATCCTGCTCGGTTGAAGCTGATGCCAGAAGCCTTCCAGATAATTCTGCTCCTCCTTCTGAGGGAGACTCGAGCCGCTCTGATTCTTCAGATGCCCCAGGGCCGAGCAGCAGAGGCGTCAGTGTGTCACACTACTGTTCAAGAAGCCTCCACAACGAGGACGGACCGCAACGCCACCAACAGGCCGAGGCTGAGGGGACACGGGGACAAAGGACCAAAGGAGAACGCACAGATGGGGACACGAGAAAAGCACGAGACGTCAATGTGAACAGAGAGCCAAAGACCAAGCAAAAATCCAAAAAGAAGCTTTTGAGCTGTCGCTCTTGTGCCATGGTTTTCAGGAGCACCACGAGGCTCTCCAGGCACAGACAACAGAAGCACAGCAGAGAGAACTCCACCGCGTGTGAACCATGGCCAGTCGGAACGTTCCGGAAACAATCCAGACATCCATGTCCGATCTGCGGCAAAGTCCTCTTCCATCACATGTCACTCCGGGCACATCTCAGACAGCACATAGATCAGTCTGTAGGATGTAACGCCAAAGACCAGGAGATATCAGAGAGAAGACCAAATGAAGCTAAATCAAGTCTAACTGATAGTAAAACagctaaggctgatccagggagACCCAGTGAGGTGTCTACATTAGAGGCCGAGGTGAGTGATCAGGGGAGAGACGAGGACGaggctgaagaggaggaggaggaggaggaggaggaagaagagatggaGTTCCCATGCCCCTCCTGTGCAGAGGTTTTCTCTCTGCAGTGGCAGCTCAGGGACCACGTCGAGCTCCACCAGTCGTCCGTGAAGAGGACACAGTGCAGCGTGTGCACACACGGCATGGACACGTGCAAGTTGCCGGGCTCAAAGAGGCACCGGCCGTACCACTGCGTGCCGTGTCAGCAGAGTTTCTCCGCCATGGGCTCCTTCCTAGAACACTGTCAGGAGCACCTGCGGGCGCGGGTGGAGGAGGACTGCCTCATGGAGGGCTATGCTCAGCAGACTCTGAATGTTGCCACTGTTTAA